Proteins from a genomic interval of Arvicanthis niloticus isolate mArvNil1 chromosome 26, mArvNil1.pat.X, whole genome shotgun sequence:
- the Islr gene encoding immunoglobulin superfamily containing leucine-rich repeat protein, with the protein MRALCLLCWAVLLNLVRACPEPCDCGEKYGFQIADCAYRDLEGVPPGFPANVTTLSLSANRLPDLPEGAFREVPLLQSLWLAHNEIRSVAVGALAPLGHLKSLDLSHNLISEFAWSDLYNLSALQLLKMDGNELAFIPRDAFRSLRALRSLQLNHNRLHALAEGTFAPLTALSHLQINDNPFDCTCGIVWFKTWALATAVSIPEQDNIACTSPHVLKGTPLSRLPPLPCSAPSVQLSYQPSQDGAELRPGFVLALHCDVDGQPAPQLHWHIHTPGGTVEIASPNVGTDGRALPGGLAASGQPRFQAFANGSLFIPDFGKLEEGTYSCLATNELGSAESSVNVALATPGEGGEDAVGRKFHGKAVEGKGCYTVDNEVQPSGPEDNVVIIYLSRAGPPEAAIASEGRPVQLLSGIFLLVQSLLVLFLVCF; encoded by the coding sequence ATGCGGGCACTGTGCCTGCTTTGCTGGGCTGTTCTCCTGAACCTGGTGCGAGCTTGTCCAGAGCCCTGTGACTGTGGGGAGAAGTATGGCTTCCAGATTGCAGACTGTGCCTATCGTGACCTAGAGGGTGTGCCACCGGGCTTCCCAGCCAATGTGACCACACTGAGCCTGTCAGCCAACAGGCTGCCAGACCTGCCGGAAGGAGCCTTCAGGGAAGTGCCCCTATTGCAGTCGCTGTGGCTGGCGCACAATGAGATACGCTCCGTGGCTGTTGGCGCTCTGGCCCCTCTGGGCCATCTCAAGAGTCTGGACCTCAGCCACAACCTCATCTCTGAGTTTGCCTGGAGCGACTTATACAACCTAAGTGCTCTGCAGCTGCTCAAGATGGACGGCAACGAGTTAGCCTTCATCCCTCGGGATGCCTTCCGCAGCCTCCGTGCCCTGCGTTCCCTGCAGCTCAATCACAACCGCCTGCACGCTTTGGCCGAGGGAACCTTCGCGCCGCTCACTGCGCTGTCCCACTTACAGATCAATGACAACCCTTTCGACTGCACCTGTGGCATTGTGTGGTTCAAAACATGGGCCCTGGCCACAGCAGTGTCTATTCCAGAACAGGACAACATTGCCTGTACTTCACCCCATGTGCTGAAGGGTACCCCATTAAGTCGCCTGCCACCCCTGCCCTGCTCAGCTCCCTCAGTGCAACTAAGCTACCAGCCCAGCCAGGATGGAGCAGAGCTACGGCCTGGCTTCGTGCTGGCACTCCACTGTGACGTGGATGGACAGCCAGCCCCTCAGCTTCACTGGCATATTCACACCCCAGGCGGCACAGTGGAGATAGCCAGTCCTAACGTAGGCACTGACGGACGTGCCCTGCCTGGCGGCCTTGCAGCCAGTGGGCAGCCACGCTTCCAGGCCTTTGCCAATGGCAGCCTGTTTATCCCTGACTTTGGCAAGCTGGAGGAGGGCACCTATAGCTGCCTGGCCACCAATGAGCTAGGCAGTGCTGAAAGCTCTGTAAATGTGGCATTGGCCACTCCAGGCGAGGGGGGAGAGGATGCAGTGGGGCGCAAGTTCCACGGGAAAGCAGTGGAGGGCAAGGGCTGTTATACAGTTGACAATGAGGTACAGCCATCCGGACCAGAGGACAATGTGGTTATCATTTACCTCAGCCGTGCTGGGCCCCCAGAGGCTGCAATAGCATCAGAAGGGAGGCCTGTGCAGCTGCTCTCAGGCATATTCCTACTAGTCCAAAGCCTGCTTGTTCTCTTCCTTGTCTGCTTCTAA